In the Nitrospinota bacterium genome, one interval contains:
- a CDS encoding glutaredoxin family protein, giving the protein MDKLKIFTTGWCPDCHKAKRFLENKGIEFEEVDIEENPEAVDIVVAARGKRVVPTLEYKGKYIDGNHFSVEKFEADLATLLS; this is encoded by the coding sequence ATGGACAAGCTGAAGATATTCACAACTGGATGGTGCCCGGACTGTCATAAGGCCAAAAGGTTCCTTGAGAACAAGGGTATTGAATTTGAGGAAGTCGATATTGAGGAGAACCCCGAAGCAGTGGATATCGTGGTTGCGGCAAGGGGAAAGAGGGTTGTACCAACCCTTGAATACAAGGGGAAATATATTGACGGCAACCATTTCAGCGTAGAGAAATTTGAAGCCGACCTCGCTACGCTTCTTTCGTGA
- a CDS encoding acetyl-CoA carboxylase carboxyltransferase subunit alpha has translation MSTYFLDFEAKIAELEKKLEELRSLGKEKKADFSDEIKKMHKKINQMREETFTNLTRWQRTLLARHPDRPYAYDYIREMTTGFVELHGDRYFGDGPSIVGGFATMDDKPVMIIGQQKGRDTKEKMYRNFGMAHPEGYRKSLRLMKLAEKFKTPIITLIDTAGAYPGIGAEERGQAEAIARNLLEMASLKVPVICVVTGEGGSGGALAIGVGNRVLMMEYSVYSVISPEGCAAILWKDQAKIAEAAEALALTANDLLQQGIIDEVVQEPIGGAHRDPAVAAHTLRRVLRRHLAELSELPVRKLVDQRREKFRRIGTFTE, from the coding sequence ATGAGTACATATTTCCTCGATTTTGAAGCAAAGATTGCCGAGTTGGAGAAGAAGCTGGAAGAGCTTCGCTCACTCGGCAAGGAAAAGAAGGCCGATTTTTCCGACGAGATCAAAAAGATGCACAAAAAGATAAACCAGATGCGTGAGGAGACGTTCACGAACCTGACGCGGTGGCAAAGAACGCTCCTCGCAAGACATCCCGACCGTCCATATGCCTACGACTACATTAGAGAGATGACAACAGGTTTTGTGGAGCTTCACGGCGACAGGTATTTTGGCGACGGACCTTCGATTGTAGGGGGCTTCGCCACGATGGACGACAAGCCGGTGATGATCATTGGTCAGCAAAAGGGCCGGGATACCAAGGAAAAGATGTACAGGAATTTTGGTATGGCTCACCCCGAGGGTTACAGGAAAAGCCTCAGGCTCATGAAGCTCGCCGAAAAATTCAAGACACCGATTATCACTCTCATCGATACCGCAGGTGCCTATCCCGGGATCGGGGCGGAAGAGCGGGGGCAGGCGGAGGCGATCGCGAGAAATCTCCTTGAAATGGCATCGCTGAAAGTTCCGGTTATATGCGTTGTAACCGGCGAAGGGGGGAGCGGCGGAGCGCTGGCTATCGGCGTTGGCAACCGCGTGCTGATGATGGAATATTCTGTTTACTCCGTCATATCCCCTGAAGGGTGCGCGGCCATATTATGGAAAGATCAGGCGAAAATAGCCGAAGCCGCCGAGGCGCTTGCCCTAACAGCAAATGATTTGCTCCAGCAGGGGATAATAGACGAAGTTGTTCAGGAGCCTATCGGCGGAGCACATAGGGACCCTGCAGTTGCCGCACATACCCTAAGAAGGGTCCTAAGGCGCCATTTGGCTGAACTCTCCGAACTTCCGGTTAGAAAATTGGTCGACCAGAGAAGGGAAAAATTTCGACGGATTGGTACTTTCACGGAGTAA